The Zestosphaera sp. genome includes a window with the following:
- a CDS encoding nitroreductase family protein, whose translation MRCDCFFETVSSRSSVRWFKSDSVPDDVLLKILEAGIRAPNAGNSEQWFFIVVRDPEVRSRLHSLLLEAHEFYATRALKTPLPPDKVSKWVQRIRDGMYLAPTYIAGYVDLRRTTHVEDLLETEKIFAIQSVAAALENMLLVAHALGLGAVWLGVPLLLKNRFDELLKPPEGCDLQGIIALGYPAETPKARPRKSLNEVVRFI comes from the coding sequence AGGTCTAGTGTGAGGTGGTTTAAGAGTGATTCGGTACCGGATGATGTCTTGCTTAAGATTCTTGAGGCCGGGATTAGAGCTCCTAACGCGGGTAATAGTGAGCAGTGGTTTTTCATAGTTGTTAGAGACCCTGAGGTCAGGAGTAGACTACATAGTCTGCTCTTAGAAGCTCACGAATTTTACGCTACACGAGCTCTCAAAACTCCATTACCTCCCGATAAAGTGAGTAAGTGGGTTCAGAGGATTCGTGATGGCATGTATTTAGCGCCTACGTATATAGCAGGCTACGTGGACTTAAGAAGAACCACACATGTTGAGGATTTGCTAGAGACGGAGAAAATATTCGCAATACAGTCTGTTGCTGCAGCTCTAGAGAATATGTTGTTAGTAGCTCACGCGCTCGGGTTAGGTGCTGTGTGGTTGGGTGTGCCCCTACTACTAAAGAATAGGTTTGATGAGCTACTTAAGCCACCAGAAGGTTGTGACTTGCAAGGGATTATAGCGCTAGGCTATCCTGCAGAGACTCCTAAAGCCAGACCTAGGAAGTCGTTGAATGAGGTAGTCCGATTTATTTGA
- a CDS encoding PIG-L deacetylase family protein produces MYEVLREIIELPEAEAYRELVRKVIDPAFNKALDNVEHVLCVSPHPDDCELSVGGTLASLVSKGKDVKLVVVSDGSLGTLDPSLSPQKLSETRYEEQIKASDVLGVKEVLWLGYGDGRVPYNDELRNKLVCLLRSLKPNIVFAPDPWCPYEAHPDHRNVGLLIAEAIIFSPLPHFSCSEAPGLEPWLVNYLALYNTSKPNTFYNITSFIEAKLNAIRLHKTQFEHDWEYYKSLILFNAAFYGKRASTLYAEAFKLLPTRLLHVFPVAEEI; encoded by the coding sequence TTGTACGAAGTATTGAGAGAAATAATTGAATTGCCTGAAGCTGAAGCCTATAGAGAGCTAGTCAGGAAAGTAATTGACCCAGCTTTTAACAAGGCGCTCGACAACGTTGAGCACGTCTTGTGTGTTTCTCCCCATCCAGACGACTGTGAGTTGAGTGTGGGGGGAACGCTAGCATCTCTAGTTAGTAAAGGTAAAGACGTTAAGTTAGTTGTAGTCTCTGACGGGTCTCTCGGGACACTAGACCCGAGCTTGTCTCCCCAGAAATTATCTGAGACTAGGTATGAAGAGCAGATTAAAGCGTCTGATGTTTTGGGTGTTAAGGAAGTCTTATGGCTCGGATATGGTGATGGTAGGGTGCCGTACAACGATGAATTAAGGAATAAGCTAGTATGTTTGTTGAGGTCTTTGAAGCCTAACATAGTTTTCGCGCCTGACCCTTGGTGTCCTTACGAGGCTCACCCGGACCACAGGAACGTAGGTCTCTTAATAGCTGAGGCAATTATTTTCTCGCCACTACCTCATTTCAGCTGTTCTGAAGCTCCTGGCCTAGAACCTTGGCTAGTTAATTACTTAGCTCTCTACAACACGTCCAAGCCCAACACCTTCTACAATATAACTAGCTTCATAGAAGCTAAACTCAACGCTATAAGACTACATAAAACGCAGTTTGAGCATGACTGGGAATATTATAAGTCGCTGATACTATTTAACGCAGCATTTTATGGTAAGAGAGCCTCAACTCTCTACGCAGAAGCATTCAAGTTGCTCCCAACACGACTTCTTCACGTCTTTCCAGTAGCTGAAGAGATATGA
- a CDS encoding phosphoglucomutase, producing the protein MSSKKLFGTAGVRGRYLTEVNPEIFLYLSATIATYFKTRKSVVGGDGRLTTPVLKSSVITGLLASGSDVIDVGLVPLPVLAWSTRFLRGDLGIYVTASHNPPQDNGLKAFYGTGMEILEGDEFRIEELYLSKKWVLVDWNATGVYASATHVVGEYVEALLSRLGAGSKAGRVRVLIDTANGAASLVTPRILTELGAHVFTLNSNVDGRFPGRHPEPRPDILEPLLPIARELGVDVFLAHDGDGDRLAVLSPVKGFIKQDRIIALLAKEILNEKRGTVVVSIDVGNAVRDVVESAGGKLAITKLGATHTGILEYSDTVMTAEPWKFIDPGWGPWVDGVYQAAFLVKLMIERSSNIDVLLKDIPDYPQARVSIEVPKELKEEVYENLKTKLLEWRTPDSEILTVDGLRVNYADKSWLLVRKSGTEPKIRIYGESTTYDDLKKKVDALIIEANRVLKKHGLREVRIDGKIIP; encoded by the coding sequence GTGAGTAGTAAGAAGTTATTTGGGACAGCTGGCGTTAGAGGGAGGTACTTAACAGAAGTAAATCCTGAAATATTTCTATATCTCAGCGCAACTATAGCAACGTACTTTAAGACACGTAAGAGTGTTGTGGGGGGTGACGGACGCTTAACTACGCCAGTCTTAAAGAGTTCTGTAATAACAGGACTCCTAGCTTCAGGTTCTGACGTCATTGATGTAGGCTTAGTCCCGCTACCTGTTTTAGCTTGGAGTACTAGGTTCTTGAGGGGGGATCTAGGCATTTACGTAACTGCCTCACATAACCCTCCTCAAGATAACGGCCTCAAGGCTTTCTACGGTACCGGGATGGAGATCCTAGAAGGAGATGAGTTCAGGATTGAGGAATTATATCTTAGTAAAAAGTGGGTTTTGGTTGACTGGAACGCTACTGGGGTGTATGCTAGCGCCACACACGTAGTGGGGGAGTACGTGGAGGCGTTGCTGAGTAGGTTAGGTGCTGGAAGCAAGGCGGGCAGAGTTCGAGTCCTCATAGATACAGCTAATGGTGCTGCTTCTCTAGTAACTCCTAGAATCCTTACTGAGCTAGGCGCACACGTATTCACGCTCAACTCTAACGTTGACGGCAGATTCCCTGGAAGGCATCCTGAGCCAAGACCAGACATCCTAGAGCCTCTACTCCCGATAGCTAGAGAACTAGGAGTTGATGTGTTCTTAGCTCACGACGGAGACGGAGACAGACTAGCTGTTTTAAGCCCTGTTAAGGGTTTCATAAAGCAGGACAGGATAATCGCGTTACTGGCTAAAGAAATATTAAATGAGAAGAGGGGGACTGTAGTAGTATCTATTGACGTAGGCAACGCCGTAAGAGACGTTGTTGAGTCAGCTGGCGGTAAGCTAGCCATAACTAAGTTGGGAGCAACTCACACAGGCATACTTGAATACTCAGACACGGTCATGACGGCAGAGCCTTGGAAGTTCATAGATCCAGGGTGGGGGCCTTGGGTAGATGGTGTTTATCAGGCAGCTTTCTTAGTCAAGCTAATGATTGAGAGAAGTTCTAACATAGATGTCTTACTGAAAGATATTCCAGATTATCCTCAAGCGAGAGTCTCTATAGAAGTGCCTAAGGAACTAAAAGAAGAAGTATACGAGAACCTGAAAACTAAGTTGCTAGAGTGGCGAACTCCCGACTCTGAAATACTGACAGTGGATGGCTTAAGAGTCAACTATGCGGACAAGTCGTGGTTGCTCGTAAGAAAGTCAGGGACGGAACCTAAGATTAGGATTTACGGTGAATCAACAACTTATGATGACTTAAAGAAGAAAGTTGATGCGTTAATAATCGAAGCAAATAGGGTCCTCAAGAAACATGGTTTGAGGGAAGTGAGAATAGACGGTAAAATAATACCTTAA
- a CDS encoding THUMP domain-containing protein, which yields MFNLIVIHEPGPDNWRWARNQLRQLLGIEGKILTSYQSVMLYFVEGDPHQVADKLRESLKGGGTPIIRVIPVDYVVNPYLDEVIEVIKNMVVKIPQNESFRITLQGHLMSIDSEGRKVIMHSIDSIREIAKYIERPVNLEKPDWIVFIKVVKVLRGKRVAAVSLLKPRELINLRDFTQAEELGGETSE from the coding sequence ATGTTTAACTTAATAGTTATTCATGAGCCAGGGCCTGACAACTGGAGGTGGGCTAGAAACCAGTTAAGGCAATTACTAGGTATTGAGGGGAAAATCCTGACTTCTTATCAGTCAGTAATGCTGTACTTTGTTGAGGGAGACCCTCATCAAGTAGCTGATAAGTTGAGAGAGAGCTTGAAGGGTGGGGGAACCCCAATAATTAGAGTCATCCCTGTAGACTATGTAGTCAATCCCTATCTTGATGAGGTTATCGAAGTAATCAAGAATATGGTCGTTAAGATCCCTCAAAACGAGAGTTTTAGGATAACTCTTCAAGGACACTTAATGAGTATTGACTCTGAGGGGAGGAAGGTAATAATGCATTCTATAGATTCTATTAGAGAGATAGCTAAATATATTGAGAGACCAGTAAACCTAGAAAAGCCTGACTGGATAGTTTTCATTAAAGTTGTTAAAGTCTTAAGAGGTAAGAGAGTTGCTGCTGTATCCTTACTCAAGCCGCGCGAACTAATTAATTTGAGAGACTTCACACAAGCGGAGGAGTTGGGTGGGGAAACTAGTGAGTAG
- a CDS encoding helix-turn-helix domain-containing protein codes for MGLNRMYVAVFNIVQYDCPVVWLVEHLKDTKIIVTGANVAEISRGYEKIYVVLLGDNDLINKALEKIESYRLVRSYEVIQKKRDFVKIQMNITKTKTMETSVFLDATPLAPWIAKEGYERWTLGFHSKKLLNEFVSRVNEFDYIEKSRVEEIPDELVAEFSMNYLAALSLLTMELSKLTNKQLSLLRLALESGYYEWPRKTNIVELSEELGISRAAVTKLLRRAEKRIISSTLKYLSKTAV; via the coding sequence ATGGGTTTAAATAGGATGTATGTAGCAGTATTTAATATAGTTCAGTATGATTGTCCAGTTGTGTGGTTAGTAGAGCACCTCAAAGACACTAAAATAATAGTTACTGGAGCGAACGTAGCTGAAATCTCTAGAGGTTATGAGAAGATATACGTGGTTTTACTAGGTGATAACGACTTAATCAATAAAGCTTTAGAAAAGATAGAGAGCTACAGACTCGTACGAAGCTATGAAGTAATACAGAAGAAGAGAGATTTTGTTAAGATACAGATGAACATAACAAAAACCAAGACTATGGAGACCAGCGTCTTCCTCGACGCAACGCCTCTAGCGCCTTGGATAGCTAAAGAAGGATATGAGAGATGGACTTTAGGATTCCACAGCAAGAAGTTACTTAACGAGTTCGTGAGCAGAGTAAACGAGTTCGATTATATAGAGAAGTCTAGAGTTGAGGAGATACCTGATGAGCTAGTTGCGGAATTTTCGATGAATTACCTGGCAGCACTAAGCTTGCTGACGATGGAGTTAAGCAAACTAACTAATAAGCAATTAAGTCTGTTGAGACTAGCGCTTGAGTCCGGGTATTATGAGTGGCCTAGAAAGACTAACATAGTCGAGCTTTCTGAAGAGTTAGGCATATCGCGAGCCGCAGTAACTAAGTTGTTGAGGCGTGCTGAAAAGAGAATAATATCTTCTACGCTGAAGTACTTAAGTAAGACAGCTGTTTAA
- a CDS encoding thiolase family protein: MEVGVVSAYSLKYELRTSKEVWDMIKEVTEGVLGRVDKGINKEEIDLVIVSNFSDRFGGLLHTAPLVISHLGLNNTKGFRVENACVSGGTALYLAWNFLRSGLARNALIVGFEKMSYLPSSTEVNEVLMLAGHPDEVLIGSPFVSLYALIATAYMNKYGVKEEDLALVAVKNHENGLRNPLAAMQKKISVEDVMKSPYISWPLKLYDSSLITDGAAALILSSEPRKYTDTPVMVKSVALHHDHPGVFQREDLTALRAVKKAGEEAYRSADVTLRDIDVMEVHDAFTIAEVIVYEMLGLAERGKGADLVRNGVTTFDGEIPVNPSGGLKSKGHPIGATGVGMVAEIYWQLRGEAGQRQVPDAEIGLVENHGGTGATSVVAIFSR, from the coding sequence TTGGAAGTAGGTGTTGTAAGCGCTTATAGTCTGAAGTACGAGTTGAGGACATCTAAAGAAGTCTGGGACATGATTAAAGAAGTCACTGAAGGAGTATTAGGGAGAGTTGATAAAGGCATTAATAAAGAAGAGATAGACCTAGTTATAGTATCTAACTTCTCTGACAGGTTCGGCGGACTCTTACATACAGCACCCCTAGTTATCTCACACTTAGGTTTAAACAACACTAAAGGCTTTAGAGTAGAGAATGCTTGCGTGTCTGGGGGGACGGCCCTCTACCTAGCGTGGAACTTCCTCAGGAGCGGTTTAGCCAGGAACGCGTTGATAGTAGGTTTCGAGAAAATGAGTTACTTGCCATCAAGCACAGAGGTAAACGAGGTCTTGATGCTGGCGGGACACCCTGATGAGGTCTTAATAGGCTCGCCTTTCGTGTCTCTCTATGCTCTAATAGCTACTGCATACATGAATAAATACGGAGTTAAGGAGGAAGACCTAGCGCTAGTAGCTGTGAAAAACCATGAAAACGGTTTGAGAAACCCTCTTGCGGCTATGCAGAAGAAGATTAGTGTCGAAGACGTGATGAAGTCCCCCTATATTTCGTGGCCGTTAAAGCTTTACGACTCTTCACTAATAACCGACGGCGCTGCAGCCTTAATACTAAGTAGTGAGCCAAGAAAATACACTGACACGCCAGTAATGGTGAAATCAGTAGCTCTGCATCATGATCACCCAGGAGTCTTCCAGCGCGAAGACTTGACCGCTTTAAGAGCTGTCAAGAAAGCTGGTGAGGAAGCTTACAGGAGTGCTGACGTAACACTTAGAGACATAGACGTCATGGAGGTACATGACGCCTTCACCATAGCTGAAGTAATAGTCTACGAGATGCTCGGTCTTGCTGAGAGAGGTAAAGGTGCAGACCTCGTGAGAAACGGTGTTACGACATTCGACGGCGAGATACCAGTCAATCCTAGCGGGGGACTCAAGTCTAAAGGACACCCTATAGGAGCTACTGGCGTAGGCATGGTGGCCGAGATCTACTGGCAACTGAGAGGCGAGGCAGGACAAAGGCAGGTACCTGATGCCGAGATAGGTCTAGTAGAGAATCACGGGGGTACTGGAGCAACGTCTGTAGTAGCTATTTTCAGCAGGTGA
- the fabG gene encoding 3-oxoacyl-ACP reductase FabG — MVWKLITYTELYTPALPYKSTYAIGLVENEEGIRRVVRIDRKFFGKLKIGMVGEVIESWSIFGNIPLFTPSGIEVNEKKVALVTGGARGIGAAISLELAKSGYLIAVADISRDTEAENTIKAISDAGSKALFVEMDVSKYESVEEGIKKIVSEFGRIDVLVNNAGITKDSYLQRISPEMWDAVIKVNLTGAYNCSRAVTPHMIKSGGGVIINVSSIVGLVGNIGQANYAASKSGLIGLTYTLAKELAPYGIRVVAIAPGFVKTRMALAVPTPILRDYLRRIPIPRLIEPEEVAKLVRHIVENEALNGIVIPIDLGTTISSPKA, encoded by the coding sequence ATGGTCTGGAAGCTAATCACCTACACAGAACTGTATACTCCAGCACTACCTTATAAGTCTACCTACGCTATAGGCTTAGTAGAGAATGAGGAGGGAATCAGGAGAGTAGTCCGCATAGACAGGAAGTTCTTCGGGAAGCTCAAGATAGGCATGGTAGGGGAAGTCATCGAGTCTTGGAGTATCTTCGGCAACATACCTCTGTTCACTCCCTCAGGTATTGAGGTCAATGAAAAGAAAGTAGCTTTAGTCACTGGAGGTGCTAGAGGCATAGGAGCCGCCATATCGCTAGAACTCGCTAAATCAGGGTACCTGATAGCAGTAGCCGACATATCGCGCGACACTGAAGCAGAAAACACTATTAAGGCTATATCTGATGCCGGGTCTAAAGCACTGTTCGTTGAGATGGATGTTTCAAAGTATGAGTCGGTTGAAGAAGGGATCAAGAAGATAGTGAGTGAGTTCGGTAGAATTGACGTCTTAGTCAACAACGCTGGAATAACGAAAGACTCATACTTACAGAGAATAAGTCCTGAGATGTGGGACGCAGTAATAAAAGTGAACTTAACAGGCGCGTACAACTGCTCTAGAGCTGTCACGCCACACATGATTAAGAGTGGTGGAGGCGTCATAATTAATGTCTCATCTATAGTAGGGTTAGTAGGTAATATAGGGCAAGCAAACTACGCAGCTTCTAAATCAGGTTTAATAGGACTTACCTACACTCTAGCTAAGGAGCTAGCTCCATACGGGATAAGAGTAGTCGCGATAGCTCCAGGATTTGTCAAAACGCGAATGGCTCTAGCAGTGCCTACTCCAATACTGAGAGATTATTTGAGGAGGATACCTATACCGAGACTCATAGAACCGGAAGAAGTCGCTAAGTTAGTGAGGCACATCGTAGAAAATGAAGCGCTAAACGGTATCGTAATACCGATAGATCTGGGTACTACTATCTCAAGTCCTAAAGCCTAG
- a CDS encoding alpha/beta hydrolase yields the protein MSIVSFLKTHKIRLSEGFEINLRYLSRESNKAVVLIHGNLSSSLIWEDIIQKIPEDFDVVAPDLRGFGDSGRRPVDATRGLRDFSDDILELLVSLKYDYYVLVGHSMGGGIALQALIDSRNKVKIKKVVLVDPLSPYGYGGTKDAYGTPCYSDYSGSGAGLVAKYNPEFVRLLKAKYTGIDHPSAPANAVRAYFADDYVIGETLMSKLLAMLFSTEVSEDNYPGDYVESPNWPYIAPGSRGVLNAMSPKYLNLREALNIAEKPPILWIHGSKDIIISDMSLLDVAVLGLMGYIPGYPGQEKFPPQPMVSQIRNFLEEYVVRGGAYEKLIIEGAGHTPFIERPEEFTKKLTDFLYE from the coding sequence GTGTCTATTGTGTCGTTCCTGAAAACTCATAAAATTAGGCTTAGCGAGGGTTTTGAAATCAACTTGAGGTACTTAAGCAGAGAGAGCAATAAAGCCGTAGTCTTAATCCACGGTAACCTCTCATCATCATTGATTTGGGAAGACATCATCCAGAAAATACCCGAAGACTTTGACGTAGTTGCTCCAGACCTGAGAGGTTTCGGAGATAGTGGGAGGAGACCCGTAGACGCTACTAGAGGTCTAAGAGACTTCTCAGACGACATACTAGAGTTGCTAGTGAGTCTCAAGTATGACTACTACGTGTTAGTAGGACACAGTATGGGGGGAGGTATCGCGTTACAAGCACTCATAGATTCTCGTAATAAAGTCAAGATAAAGAAAGTAGTACTAGTAGATCCTTTATCGCCGTACGGCTACGGCGGCACTAAAGACGCATACGGCACGCCATGCTACAGCGATTATTCAGGGTCTGGCGCAGGTCTCGTAGCTAAGTATAATCCAGAATTCGTTAGACTACTTAAAGCTAAATACACTGGAATTGACCACCCATCAGCACCAGCTAACGCCGTCAGAGCTTACTTTGCTGATGATTACGTGATTGGTGAGACACTAATGAGTAAGCTCTTAGCAATGCTGTTCAGCACTGAAGTTAGTGAAGATAACTATCCTGGAGACTACGTAGAGAGTCCTAACTGGCCTTATATAGCGCCGGGGAGTAGGGGAGTACTCAACGCGATGAGTCCTAAATACCTTAATCTAAGAGAAGCACTAAACATTGCTGAGAAGCCGCCGATACTCTGGATTCACGGAAGCAAGGATATCATAATATCTGACATGTCTTTACTTGATGTAGCAGTACTGGGACTCATGGGATACATACCAGGGTACCCAGGTCAAGAAAAGTTCCCACCGCAACCTATGGTAAGTCAGATAAGAAACTTCCTAGAAGAGTACGTTGTGAGAGGCGGGGCCTACGAGAAACTGATAATTGAGGGAGCTGGACACACGCCATTCATAGAAAGACCTGAAGAATTCACGAAAAAGCTCACTGATTTTCTCTATGAGTAA
- a CDS encoding GTP cyclohydrolase IIa encodes MVLAVFVEFVKYREWTESLGKDREWFIQLTQSKVYQVIQSFVSSYGGIALPLRYDYQIILLPYDVGVREFNENLKKTLLNYSPTPINTLVACKRIKDLLKMDLNNENYRDDVSCLPEPLVVAHADLNDFTKRTRSLGIYRTYSEILNVIAHYVRELRDIAIVQYLGGDNIVSICDEDSMQEVLEVLGSVDSIKVGVGVSKIPRKAFMLAAEALDTIREKGKVSKYMVLYDQ; translated from the coding sequence ATGGTCTTAGCTGTTTTCGTGGAATTCGTTAAGTATAGAGAGTGGACTGAGTCTTTAGGTAAAGATAGAGAGTGGTTTATTCAACTCACTCAGTCTAAGGTTTACCAAGTCATTCAGTCGTTTGTGTCTAGTTACGGCGGCATAGCACTCCCGCTAAGATATGACTACCAAATAATACTACTGCCTTACGACGTCGGCGTGAGAGAATTTAATGAGAACTTAAAAAAGACCCTACTAAACTACTCTCCAACACCGATAAACACTTTAGTTGCTTGTAAAAGAATTAAAGACCTTCTTAAAATGGACCTAAACAACGAGAATTACCGGGATGACGTGAGTTGCTTGCCTGAACCGTTAGTAGTCGCGCACGCAGACCTTAATGACTTCACGAAGAGGACCAGGTCTTTAGGAATTTACAGAACATACTCAGAAATCTTGAACGTTATAGCTCACTACGTGAGAGAGTTGAGAGACATAGCTATAGTGCAGTATTTGGGTGGCGACAACATAGTCTCAATATGCGATGAAGACAGCATGCAAGAGGTATTAGAAGTTCTGGGTAGTGTTGACTCTATCAAAGTTGGTGTTGGAGTTTCTAAAATACCTAGGAAGGCATTCATGCTAGCTGCAGAAGCTCTCGATACTATTAGGGAGAAAGGTAAAGTAAGTAAGTACATGGTATTGTACGATCAGTGA
- the ribH gene encoding 6,7-dimethyl-8-ribityllumazine synthase yields MVRLAIVVAEFNYDVTYLMLQKALEHAEFLGAQVGYVVKVPGSFEIPLAVKELLKKNEVDAVVTLGAIIQGETKHDEVVAQQSSRKILDLSIEYGKPVTLGIIGPGATRMQALERVEDYARRAVEAAVKMCVRLKRLRESESSGATSFIE; encoded by the coding sequence GTGGTGAGGCTAGCTATAGTTGTAGCTGAGTTTAATTATGACGTAACTTACTTGATGCTTCAGAAGGCTCTTGAGCATGCAGAGTTTCTCGGTGCTCAAGTAGGTTACGTAGTTAAGGTCCCCGGATCTTTCGAGATACCGCTAGCGGTGAAGGAGTTGCTTAAGAAGAATGAAGTAGACGCGGTAGTCACTTTAGGTGCTATTATTCAGGGGGAAACTAAACATGATGAGGTGGTGGCTCAGCAGTCTTCTAGGAAGATCCTTGATTTAAGTATCGAGTACGGGAAGCCAGTCACTTTAGGCATAATAGGCCCTGGAGCTACTAGAATGCAGGCTCTCGAGAGAGTCGAGGATTACGCTAGGAGAGCTGTTGAAGCAGCTGTCAAAATGTGTGTGAGGCTGAAGAGATTAAGGGAGAGTGAATCGTCTGGCGCGACATCCTTTATAGAGTAG
- the hypE gene encoding hydrogenase expression/formation protein HypE — MRILTQRLITLAHGAGAAETWGLIKELIVNKVPEKLKKAAGGYGLDVLDDSATLRLNEDLHIVITTDSYTVSPYKFPGGNIGSLVVHGVINDLVVSGARPVAFMDTIVVEEGFPETELSDVINSLISALIENDVSLIGGDFKVMPKGTLDKILITGVGIGLSKKPIPDNELRAGDKIIVTGYVAEHGATILAAQLGLLDKVKRLRSDTKSLAKTVLKVIEDFRDYIHAARDPTRGGLASVLNEWARSNNLTIRIYKDKIPVRDEVRDFLEAMGVDYLSMASEGIALLAVDNNKASEILEKLKEVGEENSEIIGEVIEPTSDFLRGRVIGVTEVGGKVLIEPKSINLPRIC; from the coding sequence GTGAGGATACTGACTCAACGCCTGATAACCTTAGCGCACGGTGCTGGAGCCGCAGAGACTTGGGGGCTTATTAAAGAGTTAATTGTTAATAAGGTACCTGAGAAATTAAAGAAAGCTGCAGGCGGTTACGGACTAGACGTTTTAGACGACTCAGCAACCCTTAGATTAAACGAGGATCTACACATAGTAATCACTACAGACTCTTACACGGTAAGCCCCTATAAGTTTCCCGGCGGCAATATAGGGTCTCTAGTAGTGCACGGGGTAATCAATGATTTAGTAGTTTCTGGGGCTAGACCAGTCGCTTTCATGGACACTATAGTCGTGGAGGAAGGTTTCCCCGAAACTGAGTTAAGTGATGTAATCAACTCTCTAATCTCGGCTCTTATTGAGAACGACGTGTCACTGATCGGCGGAGACTTTAAAGTCATGCCTAAAGGAACGCTAGATAAGATATTGATAACTGGAGTAGGCATTGGACTTAGTAAGAAGCCCATACCAGACAACGAATTACGTGCGGGTGACAAGATAATAGTCACTGGCTACGTAGCAGAGCACGGCGCAACCATACTAGCAGCTCAGCTAGGCTTACTAGACAAAGTTAAGAGGCTCAGAAGCGATACTAAGTCTCTAGCTAAGACAGTTCTTAAAGTTATAGAAGACTTCAGAGACTACATACACGCGGCAAGAGACCCGACGAGAGGAGGTCTAGCGTCTGTACTTAATGAGTGGGCACGCTCGAACAACCTAACGATAAGAATATATAAGGACAAGATACCTGTGAGAGACGAAGTAAGAGACTTTCTCGAGGCTATGGGCGTCGACTACCTTTCTATGGCTTCTGAAGGCATAGCACTCCTAGCAGTAGATAATAATAAAGCTTCTGAGATTCTTGAGAAGCTGAAGGAAGTAGGTGAGGAAAACTCCGAGATAATAGGTGAAGTCATAGAACCTACTAGCGACTTCCTCAGAGGCAGAGTCATCGGCGTGACAGAAGTTGGTGGTAAGGTATTAATAGAGCCTAAATCAATTAACTTACCGAGGATATGCTAA
- a CDS encoding HypC/HybG/HupF family hydrogenase formation chaperone, whose amino-acid sequence MCLGVPAKILRKWVEGAMTYAEVDLGGITKEVIIATDEEIREGDYVIVHAGIVISKISENELEETLRLYRELSLESV is encoded by the coding sequence ATGTGCTTAGGAGTGCCTGCTAAAATTTTGAGGAAATGGGTTGAGGGAGCTATGACATACGCTGAGGTAGATTTAGGAGGTATTACTAAAGAAGTCATCATAGCTACTGATGAGGAGATAAGAGAGGGAGACTACGTTATAGTTCATGCAGGTATCGTGATCTCTAAAATAAGTGAGAATGAACTTGAAGAGACTCTCAGGCTCTACAGAGAGTTAAGTCTTGAAAGTGTTTAG
- a CDS encoding SDR family oxidoreductase, translating into MWKLVEGLKVLVTASTKGIGKGVAEVLLENGAVVVINGREKTRVESVVGELRGRFGDRVYGVVADLTLKTDVERLVDEAASYMGGIDTLVYITGPPKPGMFRDLRDEDWEVGTRLLILNAVWIVRKALTYLRNSANPSIIFLTGTAVREPDPYLTLSNVLRVGIHGLMKTLVRELGPEGIRVNAIMPGYIETDRVRNILETRASREGKSYEVVYREFVQQIPLRRIGKPEEVGWLVAFLASRHASYIHGASIPIDGGLLRSHF; encoded by the coding sequence TTGTGGAAATTAGTCGAAGGTCTTAAGGTTCTCGTGACGGCCTCAACGAAAGGTATTGGTAAGGGAGTCGCTGAAGTACTATTAGAGAACGGCGCTGTGGTAGTGATTAATGGCAGGGAAAAGACTAGAGTCGAGAGTGTAGTTGGTGAGTTAAGGGGGAGGTTTGGAGACAGAGTTTACGGGGTTGTAGCTGACTTGACTCTAAAGACTGACGTGGAGAGGCTAGTTGATGAAGCTGCTAGCTATATGGGCGGAATCGACACTCTGGTCTACATAACTGGGCCTCCCAAGCCGGGAATGTTTAGAGACTTGAGGGATGAGGATTGGGAAGTCGGTACAAGATTATTAATACTCAACGCTGTGTGGATAGTCCGTAAAGCACTCACGTATTTGAGAAACTCTGCTAATCCATCTATAATCTTTTTAACCGGAACTGCTGTAAGAGAGCCTGACCCTTACCTCACGTTATCTAATGTTTTGAGGGTTGGTATTCATGGGTTGATGAAGACTTTAGTGAGAGAGTTAGGTCCTGAAGGTATTAGAGTTAACGCGATAATGCCTGGCTACATAGAAACAGATCGTGTCAGGAATATATTAGAGACTAGAGCCTCTAGAGAGGGTAAATCATATGAGGTCGTTTATAGAGAATTCGTTCAGCAAATACCTCTTAGAAGGATTGGGAAGCCTGAAGAGGTGGGGTGGCTCGTGGCTTTCCTAGCGAGTAGGCACGCCTCATACATACATGGGGCTTCAATACCCATAGATGGAGGTCTTCTCAGATCACACTTTTAA